A genomic stretch from Helianthus annuus cultivar XRQ/B chromosome 1, HanXRQr2.0-SUNRISE, whole genome shotgun sequence includes:
- the LOC110944532 gene encoding starch synthase 3, chloroplastic/amyloplastic, translating into MEASSLQVNSPVCCGRIALRDKTLVKIKPFIGSHPSRRTNLCSKFTQSCSWYKYSVIAGFSRQIIASSDFSRRRRYKVSTPRANDSAPKGFKPKLNSPRKDQKPIEGKEGPNPSISTEVVNPTIKESKTEVKVEKVPELSQRAENVNIDVLDAISVSGSQKSKLEAITNGDNQIETLSSGNDDDGKYDDHDHDNGDDDDDDDEEASRMLKLEMEAKLLKQKVEEQERIIKQKMEDEEKLRKQKMEEELRKKEMEAKLRIQELKSIATETLVKGEKIFYYPKIVTPDQDIEIFLNRTISSLYEASEILIMGAFNDWRYKSFTVKLEKTNFGMDWWSCRIHVPKEAYMINFVFFNGKDVYENNEMKDFCIDVEGGMDVYEFEELMLEEKRRELERLAKEEYEREKEAEEQRRIEEEKAASEADRLQAKNEAERRRGILEEQLQKAVKNDDNVWYIEPSEFKEEDMVRLYYNKGVGPLANAKDVWIHGGYNNWKDGLSIVEKLEKLEGKVGDWWYANVVVPNRSLVLDWVFADGPPQHSTMYDNNNRKDFHAIVPISIPQDLFWAEEEHEIYKKLQTERRIREEEIRAKAEKTARMKAETKERTMKTFLLSQKNIVYTDPLEVQAGGLVTVLYNPANTVLNGKPEVWFRCSFNRWTHRMGLLPPQKMLPADNGTHVKTSVKVPLDAYVMDFVFSEKETDDGVFDNKNGMDYHLPVSGGIAKEPPMHIVHISVEMAPIAKVGGLGDVVTSLSRAVQDLNHNVDIILPKYDCLNLSNVKDLGFHRSYSWGGTEIKVWFGKVEGLSVYFLEPQNGLFWKGCIYGCNNDGERFGFFCHAALEFLLQSGFHPDVIHCHDWSSAPVAWLFKENYTHYGLSKARIVFTIHNLEFGAPLIGKAMQYADKATTVSPTYSREVSGNPVIAPHLYKFHGILNGIDPDIWDPFNDKFLPVSYTSENVVEGKKAAKEALQQRVGLKRADLPLIGIITRLTHQKGIHLIKHAIWRALDRGSQVVLLGSAPDPRIQNDFVNLASQLHSTHHDRARLCLTYDEPLSHLIYAASDFILVPSIFEPCGLTQLTAMRYGSIPIVRKTGGLYDTVFDVEHDKERAQSQGLVPNGFNFEGADAAGVDYAVNRAISAWYESRDWFNTLCKVVMEQDWSWNRPALDYLELYHAARK; encoded by the exons ATGGAAGCATCATCTTTACAGGTTAATTCACCTGTGTGTTGTGGAAGAATTGCTTTAAGAGACAAAACCCTTGTAAAGATTAAACCTTTTATTGGGTCTCACCCTTCAAGAAGAACTAATTTGTGTTCTAAG TTTACGCAATCGTGTTCGTGGTACAAATATTCGGTGATTGCTGGGTTTTCGAGGCAGATCATTGCAAGTTCAG ACTTCTCAAGAAGAAGGCGGTATAAAGTGTCAACGCCAAGGGCAAACGACTCTGCACCAAAAGGATTTAAGCCTAAACTGAACAGCCCGAGAAAAGATCAGAAACCAATTGAAGGGAAAGAAGGTCCGAACCCTTCTATCTCAACTGAGGTTGTGAATCCCACCATAAAAGAAAGTAAAACCGAAGTCAAAGTTGAGAAAGTTCCCGAGTTAAGTCAACGGGCAGAAAATGTAAATATTGATGTTTTGGATGCAATTAGTGTATCGGGATCACAAAAATCGAAACTAGAGGCGATCACTAATGGTGATAATCAGATTGAAACATTAAGCAGCGGAAATGATGATGACGGTAAATACGATGATCATGATCATGAtaatggtgatgatgatgatgatgatgatgaggaagcTTCTAGAATGTTGAAGCTAGAAATGGAAGCAAAACTACTAAAACAGAAAGTGGAAGAACAAGAAAGAATAATTAAACAGAAAATGGAAGACGAAGAAAAGTTACGTAAACAGAAAATGGAAGAAGAATTGCGAAAGAAAGAGATGGAAGCAAAATTAAGAATTCAAGAACTCAAATCTATCGCTACTGAGACGCTTGTTAAAGGcgaaaaaatattttattatccAAAGATTGTGACACCTGATCAAGATATAGAAATCTTTCTAAACAGAACCATTTCGAGTTTATACGAAGCATCCGAAATCTTGATAATGGGAGCGTTTAACGACTGGCGATACAAATCTTTCACTGTCAAATTGGAAAAAACAAATTTTGGCATGGATTGGTGGTCTTGTCGAATTCATGTTCCGAAAGAAGCGTATATGATAAACTTCGTGTTTTTTAACGGGAAAGATGTATACGAAAACAATGAAATGAAAGATTTTTGTATTGACGTGGAGGGCGGAATGGATGTTTATGAATTTGAAGAACTTATGCTCGAGGAAAAACGAAGAGAACTTGAAAGACTTGCGAAAGAAGAAtacgagagagagaaagaagcgGAAGAACAAAGACGGATCGAGGAAGAAAAGGCGGCTAGTGAAGCGGATAGATTGCAAGCGAAAAATGAAGCGGAAAGAAGAAGGGGGATACTTGAAGAACAATTACAAAAGGCGGTGAAGAATGATGATAATGTATGGTATATAGAACCTAGTGAGTTTAAAGAGGAAGATATGGTTAGATTATATTATAATAAGGGTGTGGGCCCGCTTGCAAATGCTAAAGATGTATGGATTCATGGAGGGTATAACAACTGGAAAGATGGATTGTCGATTGTTGAGAAGCTTGAGAAACTTGAGGGAAAAGTTGGCGATTGGTGGTATGCTAACG TTGTTGTCCCCAACCGCTCACTTGTCTTGGATTGGGTTTTCGCTGATGGTCCACCTCAGCATTCCACCATGTACGATAACAATAACCGCAAAGATTTCCATGCAATTGTCCCCATATCCATTCCACAAGATCTCTTTTGGGCCGAGGAAGAACACGAGATTTACAAGAAACTTCAAACTGAGAGACGGATAAGAGAAGAAGAAATCCGTGCTAAG GCCGAAAAAACAGCACGCATGAAAgcagaaacaaaagaaagaaCAATGAAAACATTTTTGTTGTCGCAAAAGAACATAGTCTACACGGACCCGCTTGAGGTCCAAGCTGGCGGCCTTGTGACAGTTCTATACAATCCCGCAAATACGGTTTTAAACGGGAAGCCTGAAGTATGGTTTAGATGCTCTTTTAACCGTTGGACACATCGCATGGGTCTATTGCCGCCTCAGAAAATGTTGCCTGCAGATAACGGGACACATGTCAAAACCTCCG TTAAGGTGCCACTAGATGCATATGTGATGGATTTTGTATTCTCTGAGAAGGAAACCGATGATGGCGTTTTCGATAATAAAAATGGTATGGATTACCATTTACCTGTGTCTGGTGGAATTGCAAAAGAACCCCCTATGCATATTGTGCACATTTCTGTTGAAATGGCTCCCATTGCAAAG GTGGGAGGCCTTGGTGATGTGGTCACCAGTCTTTCTCGTGCTGTTCAGGATTTAAACCACAACGTCGATATTATTCTTCCAAAGTATGATTGCTTGAATCTTAGCAAT GTGAAGGACTTAGGTTTCCATAGGAGCTACTCATGGGGTGGGACCGAAATAAAAGTTTGGTTTGGGAAAGTCGAAGGACTTTCGGTCTACTTTTTGGAGCCCCAAAAcgg ACTGTTCTGGAAAGGATGCATTTATGGTTGCAATAATGACGGGGAAAGATTCGGGTTTTTCTGTCATGCCGCCCTTGAATTCCTTCTTCAAAGTGGTTTTCATCCT GATGTGATTCATTGTCATGACTGGTCTAGTGCACCCGTTGCGTGGTTATTCAAAGAGAATTATACACATTATGGTTTGAGTAAAGCACGAATTGTCTTCACAATTCATAATCTTGAATTTGGGGCCCCACTAATTGGGAAAGCCATGCAGTATGCTGACAAGGCTACGACG GTATCTCCAACTTATTCACGGGAGGTTTCTGGAAATCCCGTGATTGCCCCTCATTTGTACAAGTTTCATGGGATACTTAACGGCATTGACCCGGATATATGGGACCCATTTAACGACAAGTTCCTTCCT GTATCTTACACTTCGGAAAACGTGGTCGAAGGCAAAAAAGCAGCCAAGGAAGCCTTGCAACAACGAGTGGGTCTAAAAAGGGCTGATCTACCATTAATCGGAATCATCACCCGTTTGACTCATCAAAAGGGAATCCACCTAATCAAGCACGCCATCTGGCGGGCCCTAGACCGTGGCAGTCAGGTTGTGTTGCTGGGCTCGGCTCCCGATCCTCGCATCCAAAATGACTTTGTTAATTTAGCAAGCCAACTACATTCTACACATCACGACCGGGCCCGCCTATGTTTGACCTACGATGAACCTCTATCCCACTTG ATATATGCTGCTTCTGATTTCATTTTAGTCCCCTCAATATTCGAGCCTTGTGGGCTAACGCAACTCACGGCTATGAGATATGGATCAATACCTATTGTTCGCAAAACCGGAG GACTTTATGATACCGTATTTGATGTGGAACATGATAAAGAGAGAGCACAATCACAAGGGCTTGTACCAAACGGATTTAATTTTGAAGGAGCCGATGCTGCTGGTGTCGATTATGCAGTCAACAG AGCAATTTCGGCATGGTATGAAAGTCGGGATTGGTTCAATACATTATGCAAAGTGGTGATGGAGCAAGATTGGTCATGGAACCGACCAGCTCTTGATTATCTGGAGCTCTATCATGCGGCTCGAAAGTGA